The Cryptococcus neoformans var. neoformans B-3501A chromosome 7, whole genome shotgun sequence genome window below encodes:
- a CDS encoding hypothetical protein (HMMPfam hit to DHDPS, Dihydrodipicolinate synthetase family, score: 2.0, E(): 3.4e-11), whose translation MSSLNGHSNGSKGATHKRVLKPGVWAPIPTFLDDKEELDISTFRKHVVDLAKIGMQPVICGSMGEAFQLTDDERVTLFKETRAALDEAGLLDTVVIAGTGANSTRATINLCHLAASSGADVAIVIPPGYFAGAMTPLALKTFFLEVQASSPIPVMVYNYPGAAGGIDLSSDLIEEIAKKGSNICGVKLTCGAVGKLTRISAATATPAFADYPRKSDVAPEFLTLGGFADFLAPAVLGGRGHGAIMGLGNIYPRSLARLFELSYKIATDAQPSAQDLKKALELQDLVSGADASFARAGIAGTKWYLKTHSGYPSARLRHPLLEFTDEQGRALEKEEAVVKLMEVEKSLANSQ comes from the exons ATGTCATCGCTCAACGGTCATTCCAACGGCAGCAAAGGTGCCACCCACAAGAGAGTGCTCAAACCAGGCGTCTGGGCCCCCATCCCCACTTTTTTGGATGACAAGGAGGAGCTTG ATATCTCCACCTTCAGAAAACATGTTGTTGATCTTGCTAAAATCGGCATGCAGCCTGTCATTTGCGGGTCGATGGGTGAAGCTTTCCAACTCACAGACGATGAACGAGTAACTCTCTTCAAGGAGACCCGGGCTGCTCTGGATGAGGCTGGGTTGCTCGACACTGTGGTGATCGCCGGAAC AGGAGCTAATTCCACTCGAGCGACCATCAATCTCTGTCATTTGGCTGCCTCTTCTGGTGCCGATGTTGCCATCGTTATCCCGCCCGGTTACTTCGCAGGAGCCATGACTCCCCTTGCCCTCAagaccttcttccttgaagTCCAAGCCTCTTCCCCCATTCCCGTTATGGTGTACAACTATCCAGGTGCTGCTGGTGGCATCGATCTCTCTTCCGACCTCATCGAAGAGATCGCCAAGAAAGGCTCCAACATTTGCGGCGTCAAGCTCACTTGCGGAGCCGTAGGAAAGCTGACAAGGATATCTGCTGCTACTGCCACTCCGGCCTTTGCAGACTATCCCAGGAAAAGTGACGTCGCACCAGAGTTCCTCACTCTTGGTGGGTTTGCAGACTTCCTCGCGCCCGCCGTGCTTGGTGGTAGAGGCCATGGCGCTATCATGGGTCTGGGCAACATCTATCCTCGTTCGCTTGCCAGATTGTTTGAGCTCTCTTACAAGATTGCCACAGACGCCCAGCCTTCTGCCCAAGATCTGAAGAAGGCTCTCGAGTTGCAAGATCTGGTTTCCGGTGCCGATGCATCCTTTGCAAGGGCAGGGATTGCTGGAACCAAATGGTACCTCAAGACTCACAGTGGTTATCCCTCTGCAAGGTTGAGGCACCCCTTGTTGGAGTTTACGGATGAGCAAGGACGGGcattggagaaggaagaggcagtTGTCAAGTTGATGGAAGTCGAGAAGAGCTTGGCCAATAGCCAATGA
- a CDS encoding hypothetical protein (Match to ESTs gb|CF186931.1|CF186931, gb|CF189525.1|CF189525, gb|CF193965.1|CF193965; HMMPfam hit to RRM_1, RNA recognition motif. (a.k.a. RRM, RBD, or RNP domain), score: 111.0, E(): 2.8e-30): MSASKVYVGNLSWNSTDDTLLQVFSAYGTVTDCIVMKDRETGRSRGFGFVTYGSPQEAEAAIAAMNEQELDGRRVRVNMANSRGSGGGGYGGGYNSGYGGGYQQQQGGYQQGGGFNQGYGGGYGGSGYGGGAQGGYGGGYGGQQGGYEQGGQQQGGYNGGY; this comes from the exons ATGTCTGCTTCCAAGGTTTACGTCG GCAATCTCTCGTGGAACTCCACCGATGACACCCTTCTCCAG GTCTTCTCCGCCTACGGTACCGTCACCGAC TGCATCGTTATGAAGGACCGTGAGACTGGCCGATCCCGAGGTTTCGGTTTTGTT ACCTACGGTTCCCCTCAGGAGGCTGAGGCTGCCATTGCCGCTATGAACGAGCAGGAGCTCGACGGCCGTCGTGTCCGA GTCAACATGGCCAACTCTCGTGGCTCTGGGGGCGGTGGTTACGGTGGCGGTTACAACTCCGGCT ACGGCGGTGGTtaccaacaacaacaaggcGGCTACCAGCAGGGTGGCGGTTTCAACCAGGGCT ACGGCGGTGGTTACGGTGGCTCAGGCTACGGTGGCGGTGCCCAGGGCGGTTACGGTGGTGGCT ACGGCGGCCAGCAGGGTGGCTACGAGCAGGGCG GCCAACAACAGGGTGGCTACAACGGCGGCTACTAA
- a CDS encoding 60S ribosomal protein L24 (Match to ESTs gb|CF186661.1|CF186661, gb|CF186386.1|CF186386, gb|CF186300.1|CF186300; HMMPfam hit to Ribosomal_L24e, Ribosomal protein L24e, score: 140.9, E(): 2.9e-39) — translation MRVDRCDFTGYKVYPSRGKVYVRGDSKTFRFLSAKAESLFLQRKNPRKIAWTQVYRRMHKKGITEEVAKKRSRKNVKVQRGIVGADLASILAKRTAKPEVRAAARQAAITKAKTEKRDKEARKAANKPAQANVPKVSKQSMKGGAGKGGR, via the exons ATGCGTGTCGACAGGTGTGACTTCACCGGGTACAAGGTCTACCCTTCCAGGGGAAAGGTCTACGTCCGAGGGGACTCCAAG ACCTTCCGATTCCTCAGCGCCAAGGCTGagtctctcttccttcaacGAAAGAACCCCCGAAAGATCGCTTGGACTCAGGTTTACCGACG GATGCACAAGAAGGGTATCACCGAGGAGGTCGCCAAGAAGAGGTCTAGGAAGAACGTCAAGGTCCAG CGTGGTATCGTTGGTGCCGACCTTGCTTCCATCCTCGCTAAGCGAACTGCTAAGCCCGAGGTCCGCGCCGCTGCCCGTCAAGCCGCCATCACCAAGGCCAAGACTGAGAAGCGTGACAAGGAGGCCCGCAAGGCCGCCAACAAGCCCGCCCAGGCCAACGTCCCCAAGGTTTCTAAGCAGAGCATGAAGGGTGGCGCCGGCAAGGGTGGCCGTTAA
- a CDS encoding hypothetical protein (HMMPfam hit to DUF947, Domain of unknown function (DUF947), score: 72.3, E(): 1.3e-18), which translates to MVTASSSKATGATRLKQANKAVKEPSPDDEFLESDSEVDEFAEGFQPGLAEEYSDDDDDDEGKEDDGEGYGYEESEEEGNAKWEPDNWDGNEDTVSESGSDDDEDAELRNLQNNLNSLPLSTLAKAQKSLSRKSSSSSSNGRSKEEKLALMKSKLAQMQRSKGKAVAVPDTDSHRFGSRAQESDEESDSGPETTSSTKRGSKHAPAALSTKKQVSRKRQVIEVPKPERRDPRFSSVSAGHANADLHSKSYSFLPDLLRQEFSGLKEAVAAAKKAEKNCPWAEKPMRTAERERLEVQMGQVRTKLVRTEKEAMEREVLAKAKKEEREKRTQGKAAWFMKKGESPKCEKKDLLLKARFETLEKQGGKTAVKKLVEKKRKKLASKEKKSRPFAKGAEGMGRDTKRRRVA; encoded by the exons ATGGTTacagcatcatcatcgaagGCTACCGGGGCAACTCGCCTCAAACAGGCGAACAAGGCAGTTAAGGAACCTTCCCCGGACGATGAGTTTTTGGAGTCGGACTCGGAAGTCGACGAATTTGCAGAGGGATTCCAGCCAGGTCTGGCAGAAGAGTAttctgatgatgatgacgatgatgaaggcaaggaggatgatggagagggCTATGGATATGAAGagagtgaggaagaaggaaatgcAAAATGGGAACCCGATAACTGGGACGGCAATGAGGACACTGTCTCCGAAAGTGGaagcgatgatgacgaggatgcTGAATTG AGAAATCTCCAAAATA ACCTCAACTCATTGCCACTTTCAACCCTTGCGAAAGCGCAGAAGTCCCTCTCACgcaaatcttcttcttcttcttcaaatggccgaagcaaagaagagaaacTTGCCCTGATGAAGTCCAAGCTTGCTCAAATGCAGCGAAGCAAGGGTAAAGCCGTTGCTGTTCCGGATACCGACAGTCATAGGTTTGGATCAAGGGCACAAGAATCTGATGAGGAGTCTGACTCTGGGCCGGAAACTACTTCGTCTACGAAAAGAGGCAGTAAACACGC CCCGGCTGCATTGAGTACCAAAAAGCAGGTGTCTCGCAAGCGGCAAGTCATCGAGGTCCCCAAACCGGAACGCCGCGATCCACGTTTTTCTTCGGTCTCTGCAGGTCATGCTAATGCAGATCTTCATTCAAAATCCTACTCTTTCTTGCCTGACCTTCTCCGTCAAGAGTTTTCTGGATTGAAAGAAGCTGTGGCTGCTGCCaagaaggcagagaagaatTGCCCCTGGGCCGAAAAGCCAATGAGAACTGCTGAGCGTGAAAGGCTTGAAGTGCAGATGGGGCAAGTTAGGACAAAACTGGTGAGAACAGAGAAAGAAGCTATGGAGAGGGAAGTTTTGGccaaggcgaagaaggaagaaagggagaaaaggacTCAGGGGAAGGCCGCTTGGTTCATGAAAAAGGGCGAGTCCCCAAAAT gcgagaagaaagacTTGCTTCTCAAAGCGCGTTTCGAGACACTCGAGAAACAAGGGGGAAAGACAGCTGTCAAAAAACttgtggagaagaagaggaagaagcttgcgagcaaggagaaaaagagcCGGCCCTTTGCGAAAGGAGCAGAGGGTATGGGCCGGGATACCAAGAGGCGAAGAGTCGCTTAA